The Lonsdalea populi genome window below encodes:
- a CDS encoding TonB-dependent siderophore receptor — protein MFTTKIKPLAQLITFRTNGRGMPWVLASSLLLPPLAQAADTPSAADSNDTMLVSATQGESVTAPLRGIVAKASASGTKTETPLVKTPQTISVVTRDQMDQQAVGSVADALNYTSGVVTNYRGSSNRNDEVIARGFRYAPKFLDGLSFGLSGQGSSLGKFDPWLLERVELVHGPASVLYGQVNPGGLISMTSKRPTAEEIRKIQFRAGNQHLGEAAFDFGGALNDDKTLLYRLNGIGSTQHEFVKDAKRERVAVAPALTWLPNPDTSFTLLTAYQNDPEAGFRNFLPAYGTMFETVSGYIPYDLNVSDPNYHESKRELGSLGYIFDHSFNDTIAFQQNFRYSKLKEKYKYLVYTVGGTATDTTISRRQQKEYTNTDELGLDNQLKAKFATGDVAHTTIGGLDYKWQKQDYNYWRNGGDQYDFDWANPVYGGSWLVSDSELNLMTSTVKTLDQVGIYLQDQMEWERWNLLLSGRNDWSEVRTTDRSKSTTTQQNDNKFTGRAALLYAFDNGISPYISYSTSFEPNLSSGAPGSDPFKPTTGEQSEIGVKYQVPGGDTLLTLSMFDITQKNITSYNSITGYNEQIGKVKSKGVEAEAHTQLTPEISLMGAYTFTDAETRESNTANQVGKAPASIPRHTASAWGTYRFLDSALKGLTLGTGIRYIGTSYGDNAESFKVPHYTLFDAMARYELGEAAASLKGAAVQLNVNNVADKRYVASCSSTSACFYGTGRSIVATVSYSW, from the coding sequence ATGTTCACCACGAAAATAAAACCATTAGCACAGCTTATTACTTTTCGTACTAACGGACGCGGCATGCCGTGGGTGTTGGCTTCTTCGCTTCTGCTTCCCCCTCTGGCGCAGGCGGCGGATACGCCCTCCGCCGCCGACAGCAATGACACGATGTTGGTCAGCGCCACACAGGGAGAGAGCGTCACTGCGCCGCTGCGAGGCATCGTTGCCAAAGCCAGCGCCTCCGGCACCAAAACCGAAACCCCGTTGGTGAAGACGCCGCAGACGATCTCCGTCGTCACGCGTGACCAGATGGATCAGCAGGCCGTGGGTTCCGTCGCCGACGCGCTGAACTACACCAGCGGCGTCGTCACCAACTATCGCGGATCCTCCAATCGCAACGACGAAGTGATCGCCCGCGGATTCCGCTATGCGCCGAAATTCCTCGATGGGCTGAGTTTCGGCCTGAGCGGGCAAGGTTCATCGCTGGGAAAATTCGACCCGTGGCTGCTTGAACGCGTCGAGCTGGTGCACGGGCCGGCGTCCGTGCTGTATGGGCAGGTAAACCCCGGCGGGCTGATCAGCATGACCAGCAAACGTCCAACGGCTGAAGAGATCCGCAAGATTCAGTTCCGCGCGGGCAATCAGCATCTGGGCGAAGCGGCATTCGACTTTGGCGGCGCGCTCAACGACGACAAAACGTTGCTTTACCGCCTGAACGGCATCGGCAGCACCCAGCATGAATTCGTTAAAGACGCCAAGCGGGAGCGCGTCGCCGTCGCGCCGGCCCTGACCTGGCTGCCGAATCCTGATACCAGCTTTACGCTGCTGACGGCCTACCAGAACGATCCGGAAGCCGGCTTCCGTAACTTCCTGCCCGCCTACGGCACGATGTTCGAAACGGTCTCCGGCTATATCCCTTACGACCTGAACGTTAGCGATCCTAACTATCATGAATCGAAGCGCGAGCTGGGTTCTCTCGGCTATATCTTCGACCACTCATTCAACGACACGATCGCGTTCCAGCAGAATTTCCGCTACTCCAAGCTCAAGGAGAAATACAAGTATCTGGTCTACACCGTCGGTGGAACGGCGACGGACACCACCATTTCCCGCCGTCAGCAGAAGGAGTACACCAACACCGACGAACTGGGATTGGATAACCAGTTGAAGGCCAAATTCGCCACCGGCGATGTCGCGCACACAACGATCGGCGGGCTGGATTACAAGTGGCAGAAACAGGACTACAACTACTGGCGCAATGGCGGCGATCAATACGATTTCGACTGGGCTAATCCGGTCTACGGCGGCTCATGGCTGGTCAGCGACAGCGAACTGAATCTGATGACCAGCACGGTGAAAACACTCGATCAGGTGGGGATCTATCTGCAGGATCAGATGGAGTGGGAGCGCTGGAACCTGCTGCTGTCCGGTCGTAATGACTGGAGCGAAGTGCGGACGACTGACCGCTCCAAGTCCACCACCACGCAGCAAAACGACAACAAGTTCACCGGACGCGCGGCTCTGTTGTATGCCTTCGACAACGGCATTTCCCCGTACATCAGCTACAGCACCTCCTTCGAGCCGAACCTGAGCAGCGGCGCGCCGGGCAGCGATCCGTTCAAGCCCACCACCGGCGAGCAGTCCGAAATCGGGGTGAAATATCAGGTGCCGGGCGGCGATACGCTGCTGACGCTGTCGATGTTCGACATCACCCAGAAGAACATCACCTCCTACAACAGCATCACCGGGTACAACGAGCAGATCGGCAAGGTAAAATCGAAGGGGGTGGAAGCGGAAGCGCATACCCAGCTAACCCCGGAAATCAGCCTGATGGGCGCGTACACCTTCACCGATGCGGAAACCCGCGAGAGCAACACCGCCAACCAAGTGGGCAAGGCGCCCGCGTCGATTCCGCGTCATACCGCATCCGCCTGGGGAACCTACCGTTTCCTGGATAGTGCGCTGAAAGGCCTGACGCTGGGCACCGGCATACGGTATATCGGCACCAGCTACGGCGACAACGCCGAAAGCTTCAAAGTGCCTCACTACACCCTGTTCGATGCGATGGCGCGTTACGAACTGGGCGAAGCCGCCGCCAGCCTGAAAGGCGCGGCCGTACAGCTCAACGTCAACAATGTGGCGGATAAACGCTACGTCGCGTCCTGCAGCAGTACGTCCGCCTGCTTCTACGGCACCGGACGCAGCATCGTCGCCACGGTAAGCTACAGCTGGTAA
- a CDS encoding isochorismate synthase, whose product MSTLSAKTCASDIGDLRRDDMLFLSPTASLHARGCYATLTHPADDGDDLNGVFQRQVRHLFEQAQRDGLDNPLLVGAVPFDKRQPVNLKIPTSYRWIQRDELAERPATNTFPRILRQRQIPDRETFMRMVSAGIDATKRGELNKIVLSRLLDIETEQPLDTLSLLLQLNQQNPWSYNFHLPLADGCLVGASPELLLRKQGMTIASQPLAGSSRRSNDAGEDHRLQQALQSSVKDRYEHQLVIEEMQRALLPRCRSLTVPQAPTLISTPVLWHLATHLQADVIDPRENALSMACLLHPTPALCGTPFQPALDRIGELEPFDRQRFGGIVGWCDAQGNGEWAVTIRCGEVQDNRVRLFAGAGIVPDSQPLSEWQETGVKLSTMLRAFGLQQDREHAA is encoded by the coding sequence GTGTCTACGCTATCTGCCAAGACTTGCGCGTCGGATATCGGCGACCTACGCCGAGACGACATGCTATTCCTGTCGCCCACCGCCAGCCTGCATGCGCGCGGCTGTTACGCCACGTTAACCCACCCGGCCGACGACGGCGACGATCTGAACGGCGTATTCCAGCGCCAGGTACGCCATCTGTTTGAACAGGCGCAGCGAGACGGTCTCGACAATCCGCTGCTGGTAGGCGCGGTCCCTTTCGATAAACGCCAGCCGGTCAACTTGAAAATCCCCACATCGTATCGCTGGATTCAGCGTGATGAGCTGGCGGAGCGCCCGGCGACGAATACCTTTCCTCGTATTCTTCGTCAGCGGCAAATCCCGGACCGGGAGACGTTTATGCGGATGGTCAGCGCCGGTATTGATGCCACAAAGCGCGGCGAGCTGAATAAGATCGTGCTTTCTCGCCTGCTGGACATCGAAACCGAACAGCCGCTCGATACCCTTTCGCTGCTGCTGCAGCTCAACCAGCAGAATCCGTGGAGCTACAACTTCCATCTGCCGCTGGCAGACGGCTGTCTGGTCGGCGCCAGCCCCGAACTGCTGCTGCGCAAACAGGGGATGACGATCGCCTCGCAACCGCTGGCAGGCTCCAGCCGCCGCAGCAACGACGCGGGCGAAGATCACCGGCTACAGCAGGCGTTGCAAAGTTCCGTCAAAGATCGTTATGAACATCAGTTGGTGATTGAAGAGATGCAGCGCGCGCTGCTGCCGCGCTGCCGTTCGTTGACGGTGCCGCAAGCGCCGACGCTCATCAGCACGCCGGTGCTATGGCATCTCGCCACCCACTTGCAGGCGGACGTTATCGACCCGCGAGAAAACGCGCTGTCGATGGCCTGCCTGCTGCATCCCACGCCCGCGCTGTGCGGCACGCCGTTCCAGCCGGCGCTGGACCGGATCGGCGAGCTGGAACCGTTTGATCGCCAGCGTTTCGGCGGCATTGTCGGCTGGTGCGATGCGCAGGGCAACGGCGAGTGGGCGGTGACCATCCGCTGCGGCGAAGTGCAGGACAACCGGGTGCGTCTGTTTGCCGGCGCAGGCATTGTGCCGGACTCCCAACCGCTCTCAGAATGGCAGGAAACCGGCGTCAAACTCAGCACCATGCTGCGCGCTTTCGGGTTACAGCAAGACAGGGAGCACGCCGCATGA